A single Triticum dicoccoides isolate Atlit2015 ecotype Zavitan chromosome 2A, WEW_v2.0, whole genome shotgun sequence DNA region contains:
- the LOC119357992 gene encoding adenine phosphoribosyltransferase 5-like, with product MGACACMQWQPLCELSEGTVTFGAGRQEAASRFAASSSERTGRDRLVLVGKRRLRALFVSPAPLCRRSGIEARGFIFGPAIALAIGAKFIPLRKPGKLPGAVISENYTLEYGTDCLEMHVGAVEPGDRVVVVDDLVATGGTLSAAIKLLERAAADVVECACLIGLPKFKDFYKLDGKPVYILVESKK from the exons ATGGGCGCATGCGCATGCATGCAGTGGCAGCCGCTGTGCGAGCTGAGCGAGGGCACAGTGACGTTCGGCGCGGGCAGGCAGGAGGCAGCCAGCCGGTTCGCGGCGTCGTCGAGCGAGCGTACTGGACGGGACAGACTAGTGCTTGTAGGTAAG CGGCGTCTTCGGGCTCTCTTTGTCTCCCCCGCGCCGCTCTGCCGGCGATCAG gcattgaagcaagaggattCATATTTGGCCCCGCGATCGCGTTGGCCATCGGGGCCAAATTCATACCGCTGCGCAAACCCGGCAAACTCCCAG GTGCGGTGATTTCCGAGAATTATACGCTCGAGTATGGGACGGATTGCTTGGAGATGCATGTTGGAGCCGTCGAGCCCGGCGACCGTGTGGTGGTCGTGGATGATCTGGTTGCAACCGGCGGGACACTTTCTGCAGCCATAAAACTTCTTG AACGCGCTGCAGCTGACGTTGTTGAGTGTGCATGCCTCATCGGACTCCCTAAGTTTAAG GATTTCTACAAGCTCGATGGAAAGCCAGTTTACATACTGGTGGAGTCCAAAAAGTGA
- the LOC119355656 gene encoding uncharacterized protein LOC119355656, with amino-acid sequence MNSAAETDAGGDNGNPGAAVLVVERVVTVEYLEQSMSRGLLGKFPDSSAYDFDYCQSGIWSPVNKIPSESPASGSRDFLIAKLKRRARAGSRLKDAAVGGGSRSRWRRRRLRRDGSFLDLHDTGRAKLDLSPPLPSPAPTKEGWRRVLTAAIRKFKARHRRSRPAPLLQMMLPML; translated from the exons ATGAACAGCGCAGCAGAGACAGACGCCGGCGGCGACAACGGCAACCCGGGCGCCGCGGTGCTGGTGGTGGAGCGCGTGGTGACGGTGGAGTACCTGGAGCAGTCCATGTCGCGGGGCCTCCTCGGCAAGTTCCCCGACTCCTCCGCCTACGACTTCGACTACTGCCAGAGCGGCATCTGGTCCCCGGTCAACAAGATCCCCAGCGAGTCGCCGGCCTCCGGCTCCAGAGACTTCCTCATCGCCAAGCTGAAGCGCCGGGCGCGGGCCGGGAGCAGGCTCAAGGACGCTGCCGTCGGAGGCGGCAGCAGGTCGAGGTGGCGGCGCCGGCGGCTGCGGCGGGACGGCTCTTTCCTCGACCTCCACGACACCGGCAGGGCGAAGCTGGACTTatcgccgccgctgccgtcgcctGCCCCCACCAAG GAGGGGTGGAGGAGGGTGCTCACGGCGGCCATCAGGAAGTTCAAGGCGCGCCACCGCCGCTCCCGGCCGGCTCCCCTGCTCCAGATGATGCTGCCAATGCTCTGA